In Miscanthus floridulus cultivar M001 chromosome 5, ASM1932011v1, whole genome shotgun sequence, one genomic interval encodes:
- the LOC136453105 gene encoding cation/H(+) antiporter 15-like, with translation MDAMPISDGLPGNVTEQMRNATMPKASSTVVCYSPMMITTNGIWQGFNPLEFSLPLFILQTAIIVVTTRLLVLVLRPFRQPRVIAEILAGVLLGPSVMGQIDTWANMVFPMRSLLTLETVAHLGLLYFLFLVGLEMDIDVIRRSGKKALFVAIAGMALPFCMGVATSFIFRHQVSRNVHQTSFILFLGVALSVTAFPVLARILAEIKLLGTDLGRIAMSAAIVNDMCAWILLAIAIAISEVDSAALSSLWVLLSGVLFVLFCLYVVRPGMWWLIRRTPEGEGVSDMQVSLILTGVMLAGVCTDAIGIHSVFGAFVYGLVIPTGPLGVVLIEKIEDFVTGLLLPLFFAISGLRTNVQKINDPITVGLLVLVFVMASFAKIMGTIIIAALYTMPFREGIALGFLMNTRGLVEMIVLNIGRDKEVLDDESFAVMVLVSVAMTTLVTPVVTGVYRPSRRLVGYKRRNLQRIRHDSELRMLTCVHTTRNVPSVLSLLELSNPNKRSPIFIYALHLVELTGRASNMLAAAAASSASKQSRSGSGSSLPPVTEHIFNAFENYERHTGGVSIQTLAAVSPYQSMHEDVSVLAEDKHVSLIVIPFHKQQTVDGGMEPINPHVRGFNESLLSTSPCSVAILLDRGLSAAAARMATEHHVALFFFGGPDDREALAYAWRMVEHPGVALTIVRFLPPDYRSRSVSGSTYRPSSVDSDSRAITISTEGKSEQEQDEDYLNEFRARNHGNDAISYAMRMVANSEETVAAMRGMDNNLHELYIVGRRPGEVGSPMTAALEEWMENPELGPIGDMLVSSDFSMSVSVLVVQQYVVAAAPAPVPAPAASSDPVRHYLSNANQRPSAASGAYRTSAASAANSRWSGSGGTVGF, from the exons ATGGACGCCATGCCGATCTCCGATGGGCTGCCAGGCAACGTCACGGAGCAGATGCGGAACGCGACGATGCCCAAGGCGTCCAGCACCGTGGTGTGCTACTCGCCCATGATGATCACCACCAACGGCATCTGGCAGGGGTTCAACCCGCTGGAGTTCTCCCTCCCGCTCTTCATCCTCCAGACGGCCATCATCGTCGTCACCACCCGCTTGCTCGTCCTTGTCCTCAGGCCCTTCCGCCAGCCCCGCGTCATCGCTGAGATCCTC GCCGGCGTGCTGCTGGGCCCGTCGGTGATGGGGCAGATAGACACCTGGGCGAACATGGTGTTCCCGATGCGCAGCCTGCTCACGCTGGAGACGGTGGCGCACCTCGGCCTCCTCTATTTCCTCTTCTTGGTCGGTCTGGAGATGGACATCGACGTGATCCGGAGGTCGGGCAAGAAGGCGCTGTTCGTCGCCATAGCGGGGATGGCGCTGCCGTTCTGCATGGGCGTCGCCACGTCCTTCATCTTCCGGCACCAGGTGTCGCGGAACGTGCACCAGACGTCCTTCATCCTCTTCCTCGGCGTCGCGCTCTCCGTCACGGCGTTCCCTGTGCTCGCCCGCATCCTTGCCGAGATCAAGCTGCTCGGCACCGACCTCGGCCGCATCGCCATGTCCGCCGCCATCGTCAACGACATGTGCGCGTGGATCCTGCTCGCGATCGCCATCGCCATCTCGGAGGTAGACAGCGCCGCGCTGTCGTCCCTGTGGGTGCTCCTCTCCGGGGTGCTCTTCGTGCTCTTCTGCCTCTACGTCGTGCGCCCCGGCATGTGGTGGCTCATCCGCCGCACCCCCGAGGGCGAGGGCGTCAGCGACATGCAGGTCTCCCTCATCCTCACCGGCGTCATGCTCGCCGGCGTGTGCACCGACGCCATCGGCATACACTCGGTCTTCGGCGCCTTCGTCTACGGGCTGGTCATCCCGACCGGGCCGCTCGGCGTGGTGCTCATCGAGAAGATCGAGGACTTCGTCACCGGCCTGCTCCTGCCGCTCTTCTTCGCCATCAGCGGCCTGCGCACCAACGTACAGAAGATAAACGACCCCATCACCGTTGGCCTTCTCGTGCTCGTGTTCGTCATGGCCAGCTTTGCCAAGATcatgggcaccatcatcatcgccGCGCTCTACACCATGCCGTTCCGCGAGGGCATCGCGCTCGGCTTCCTCATGAACACCAGGGGGCTCGTGGAAATGATAGTGCTCAACATTGGAAGAGACAAAGAG GTGTTGGATGACGAGTCGTTTGCGGTGATGGTGCTGGTGTCGGTGGCCATGACGACACTGGTGACGCCGGTGGTGACCGGCGTGTACCGGCCGTCGCGGCGCCTCGTGGGCTACAAGCGGCGGAACCTGCAGCGCATCCGGCACGACAGCGAGCTCCGTATGCTGACCTGTGTGCACACCACCCGCAACGTGCCGTCCGTGCTCTCGCTGCTCGAGCTCTCGAACCCGAACAAGCGCTCCCCGATCTTCATCTACGCGCTCCACCTCGTGGAGCTCACGGGACGCGCCTCCAAcatgctcgccgccgccgcggcctcctccGCATCAAAGCAGAGCCGGAGCGGATCGGGATCCTCCCTCCCCCCCGTGACGGAGCACATCTTCAACGCCTTCGAGAACTACGAGAGGCACACTG GAGGCGTGTCCATCCAGACGCTGGCGGCGGTGTCGCCGTACCAAAGCATGCACGAGGACGTGTCCGTGCTCGCCGAGGACAAGCACGTCTCGCTCATCGTGATCCCGTTCCACAAGCAGCAGACGGTGGACGGCGGCATGGAGCCCATCAATCCGCACGTCCGCGGCTTCAACGAGAGCCTCCTCTCCACGTCCCCGTGCTCCGTCGCCATCCTCCTCGACCGCGGGCTCAGCGCCGCCGCGGCGCGGATGGCCACCGAGCACCACGTCGCGCTCTTCTTCTTCGGCGGGCCCGACGACCGCGAGGCGCTCGCGTACGCGTGGAGGATGGTCGAGCACCCCGGCGTCGCCCTCACCATCGTGCGGTTCCTCCCGCCGGACTACAGGTCGCGGTCCGTCTCCGGCTCGACCTACCGCCCGTCGTCGGTCGACTCGGACTCTCGCGCCATCACCATCAGCACGGAGGGCAAGAGCGAGCAGGAGCAGGACGAGGACTACCTCAACGAGTTCCGGGCGCGCAACCACGGCAACGACGCCATCTCCTACGCCATGCGGATGGTGGCCAACAGCGAGGAGACGGTGGCGGCCATGCGGGGCATGGACAACAACCTGCACGAGCTGTACATCGTGGGCCGGCGCCCCGGCGAGGTCGGGTCGCCGATGACGGCGGCGCTGGAGGAGTGGATGGAGAACCCGGAGCTGGGGCCCATCGGGGACATGCTCGTGTCGTCCGACTTCTCCATGTCGGTGTCGGTGCTGGTGGTGCAGCAGTACGTGGTGGCCGCAGCGCCCGCCCCCGTCCCCGCGCCGGCCGCGAGCAGCGACCCCGTGCGCCACTACTTGAGCAACGCCAACCAGCGGCCGTCGGCGGCGTCCGGGGCATACCGGACGAGCGCGGCGTCGGCAGCCAATAGCAGGTGGTCTGGCTCTGGTGGCACCGTAGGCTTCTGA